In SAR324 cluster bacterium, a genomic segment contains:
- a CDS encoding rhodanese-like domain-containing protein codes for MKLHLLLIGLLTLIANVTFASELSHWKPLLSVDELHELLEEDPFAATVVDIRALDAKEPDASYNAGHIPGATSSPYATWRGQPDNPGKFITQDKLTWLVQALGADVDTPVVVVHRGDSYSDFGAAARVYWSLKTAGLANLAILNGGFQAWKQAGLPISMELETSLPSDFPAQIQPHWLAQTAEVEAYLNKPGVQVLDARPDSFFEGLSWHPAASKPGTIAGAVAFDNERWFHSGGLLLESPERLQNLVQENKLGQAEITVSFCNTGHWAATNWFVLSEIAGKQNVKLYPESLVEWSTANLPMDNVPNRLEWAWLSTKQWLVSKFN; via the coding sequence ATGAAACTGCATCTTTTACTCATCGGACTGCTCACCTTGATTGCCAATGTGACTTTTGCCAGTGAACTTTCCCACTGGAAGCCTCTCCTCTCCGTAGACGAGTTGCATGAACTTCTCGAAGAAGATCCCTTTGCTGCAACTGTCGTTGACATCCGGGCCTTAGATGCCAAGGAACCGGACGCCTCCTACAATGCTGGGCACATCCCCGGTGCGACCTCTTCTCCCTATGCGACTTGGCGCGGGCAACCCGACAATCCTGGCAAGTTCATCACCCAGGATAAGCTGACCTGGCTCGTCCAGGCACTTGGGGCGGATGTTGATACCCCTGTCGTCGTAGTACACCGTGGGGATTCCTACAGTGACTTTGGCGCAGCAGCTCGTGTCTACTGGTCTCTCAAGACCGCTGGATTGGCCAACCTGGCAATCCTCAATGGTGGTTTCCAGGCCTGGAAACAGGCGGGCCTACCGATCTCGATGGAGTTGGAAACTTCACTGCCAAGTGACTTTCCTGCCCAAATCCAACCTCACTGGCTGGCACAGACAGCTGAAGTCGAAGCCTACCTCAACAAGCCTGGAGTCCAAGTACTGGATGCCCGACCCGACTCCTTTTTCGAAGGCCTGAGTTGGCATCCAGCCGCCAGCAAACCTGGAACCATCGCTGGAGCAGTGGCTTTTGATAACGAGCGCTGGTTTCACTCCGGTGGTCTCTTGCTCGAATCCCCGGAACGACTGCAGAATCTGGTGCAGGAGAATAAGCTCGGCCAGGCTGAAATCACTGTTTCCTTCTGCAATACAGGACACTGGGCTGCTACCAACTGGTTTGTGCTCAGTGAAATCGCTGGTAAGCAGAATGTTAAACTATATCCCGAATCATTAGTTGAATGGTCCACCGCCAATCTGCCAATGGATAATGTTCCCAATCGCCTGGAGTGGGCCTGGTTGTCTACCAAGCAATG
- a CDS encoding aldo/keto reductase, producing MPYDAADKRYESAHYRRCGKSGLHLPEVSLGLWYNFGGVDPLENMREMLRRSFDLGITHFDLANNYGPPPGSAETNFGRIFAEDFKPYRDELVISSKAGYYMWSGPYGEWGSRKYLVASCDQSLKRMGLDYVDIFYSHRPDPNTPLEETMGALDYIVRSGRALYAGISTYSPEQTREASRLLRELGTPCLIHQPRYNMFDRWIEDGLLDVLKDEGIGCIAFSPLCQGILTNKYLSEDWSGTRADKLKSAFHWGDEVTQKRLARVRELQTMADERGQTMAQLAIAWVLRQPQMTSALIGTSKVSQIEDAVGALSNTRLSEEELSRIETILS from the coding sequence ATGCCTTACGATGCCGCTGATAAGCGTTACGAATCTGCTCACTATCGTCGCTGTGGGAAATCTGGACTACACTTGCCCGAGGTGTCCTTAGGACTCTGGTACAACTTTGGTGGAGTCGATCCTCTGGAAAATATGCGAGAGATGCTCCGACGTTCTTTTGACCTCGGAATTACGCACTTTGATCTTGCCAACAACTATGGTCCCCCTCCTGGTTCAGCTGAAACCAATTTTGGACGAATCTTTGCCGAGGACTTCAAGCCCTATCGTGATGAATTAGTGATCTCCAGTAAAGCTGGCTACTACATGTGGTCTGGGCCCTATGGAGAATGGGGCTCTCGCAAGTACCTGGTGGCAAGCTGCGACCAGAGCCTCAAACGGATGGGACTCGACTATGTAGACATTTTCTACAGCCATCGGCCTGACCCGAATACCCCCTTGGAAGAGACGATGGGAGCGCTGGACTACATCGTTCGTAGCGGACGAGCGCTCTATGCTGGCATCTCAACCTATTCCCCGGAGCAGACACGCGAAGCTTCACGCCTCCTGAGAGAATTGGGAACTCCCTGTTTAATTCATCAGCCACGCTACAACATGTTTGATCGTTGGATTGAAGATGGCCTGCTTGATGTACTCAAGGACGAAGGGATTGGCTGCATTGCGTTCTCACCTCTTTGTCAGGGAATTCTCACCAACAAGTATCTATCTGAAGACTGGAGTGGAACTCGCGCTGACAAACTGAAGAGCGCTTTCCACTGGGGTGATGAAGTGACCCAGAAGCGCCTTGCGCGTGTACGTGAGCTACAGACGATGGCCGATGAACGTGGACAGACGATGGCCCAACTCGCGATCGCCTGGGTATTGCGTCAGCCACAGATGACCTCGGCACTGATTGGTACCAGCAAGGTCTCACAAATCGAAGACGCTGTGGGTGCACTCAGCAACACGCGACTCAGCGAAGAAGAACTATCCAGGATAGAAACTATTCTCAGCTAG
- the scpA gene encoding methylmalonyl-CoA mutase, with amino-acid sequence MGEALPTLKDWEELARKELKGREVSELDWHTAEGIRLKPLYTAADLEELEMSNTLPGFFPFLRGPKATMYAGRPWTIRQYAGFSTAEESNAFYRKNLAAGQKGLSVAFDLATHRGYDSDHPRVVGDVGKAGVAIDSVEDMKILFDQIPLDEMSVSMTMNGAVLPVLAAYVVAAEEQGVSQERLSGTIQNDILKEFMVRNTYIYPPTPSMRIIGDIIAYTSEHMPRYNSISISGYHIQEAGATAVQELAFTLGDGLEYVRSALQRGMPIDQFAPRLSFFFGIGMNFFMEIAKLRAARFLWAELLKPFAPQKPQSMMLRTHCQTSGWSLTEQDPFNNIVRTTIEAMAATLGGTQSLHTNSFDEALGLPTETSARIARSTQLILQEEAGISNIVDPFGGSYFMESLTNALIQEAQQTLQEVEELGGMTKAVASGMPKQRIEEAAARRQAQIDQGREVIVGVNKYRLEQEERVEVRDIDNSAVREAQIHRLNQVRQNRDNTAVKEILSQLHEAAASDQGNLLALSIEAIRIRATVGEISDAMEEAWGRYNAPIRSIAGVYGSEYAEDSDFADVREEINQFAVDEGRRPRIMVAKMGQDGHDRGAKVISTAFADLGFDVDIGPLFQTPEEVVRQAIENDVHVIGISSQAAGHKTLVQQLMQVLLAEKVDDMVVVVGGVIPPQDYEYLYQQGVACIFGPGTKIPQAAHEVLSAVREKTKVAA; translated from the coding sequence ATGGGAGAAGCATTACCAACGCTAAAAGATTGGGAAGAACTGGCACGCAAGGAACTGAAGGGTCGGGAGGTATCGGAGTTGGACTGGCACACAGCTGAGGGTATCCGGCTGAAGCCACTCTATACCGCAGCTGATCTGGAAGAACTGGAGATGTCCAATACGCTGCCAGGCTTTTTCCCATTTCTGCGGGGCCCTAAAGCAACGATGTATGCGGGTCGGCCTTGGACCATTCGGCAATATGCAGGTTTCTCGACAGCTGAAGAATCAAATGCCTTCTACCGTAAGAACCTGGCTGCTGGACAAAAAGGACTGAGCGTAGCCTTCGACCTGGCAACCCATCGGGGCTACGATTCAGATCATCCACGGGTCGTCGGGGATGTAGGCAAGGCGGGCGTGGCAATCGACTCCGTCGAGGATATGAAGATCCTCTTCGACCAGATCCCACTGGACGAGATGTCGGTCTCGATGACCATGAATGGGGCGGTGTTGCCTGTTTTGGCAGCCTATGTCGTTGCTGCAGAAGAGCAGGGAGTCTCCCAGGAACGGCTGAGCGGAACCATTCAGAATGACATCCTCAAGGAGTTCATGGTCCGCAACACCTACATCTACCCTCCTACTCCTTCGATGCGGATCATTGGTGATATCATCGCCTACACTAGTGAACACATGCCCCGCTACAATTCGATCAGCATCAGTGGCTATCACATCCAGGAAGCTGGCGCAACGGCTGTACAGGAACTGGCCTTTACGCTAGGGGATGGCCTGGAGTACGTGCGTTCTGCACTGCAACGTGGAATGCCTATCGACCAATTTGCACCACGCCTCTCCTTCTTCTTTGGCATCGGCATGAACTTCTTTATGGAGATCGCCAAGCTACGAGCTGCCCGTTTCCTGTGGGCTGAACTGCTCAAGCCTTTCGCTCCCCAAAAACCCCAGTCAATGATGTTGCGAACCCACTGTCAGACCTCTGGCTGGAGCCTGACCGAGCAGGATCCTTTCAACAACATCGTACGGACCACAATTGAAGCAATGGCAGCCACCTTGGGTGGAACACAGTCACTGCACACTAACTCCTTCGATGAAGCCCTGGGATTACCGACAGAAACTTCAGCCCGGATTGCTCGTAGCACCCAACTGATTCTTCAGGAAGAAGCTGGCATTTCCAACATTGTTGACCCTTTTGGTGGTTCCTACTTCATGGAATCACTGACAAATGCACTCATCCAGGAAGCTCAGCAAACATTGCAGGAAGTCGAGGAACTCGGAGGCATGACCAAGGCTGTTGCCTCTGGGATGCCCAAGCAACGAATTGAAGAAGCAGCAGCTCGTCGGCAGGCTCAGATCGATCAGGGCAGGGAGGTCATTGTTGGTGTGAACAAGTACCGCTTGGAGCAGGAAGAGCGAGTTGAGGTGCGTGACATCGATAACTCCGCAGTACGAGAGGCGCAGATCCACAGGTTGAACCAAGTCCGACAGAATCGGGATAACACGGCTGTGAAGGAAATCCTGAGTCAGTTGCACGAAGCAGCTGCCAGTGATCAGGGCAACCTGTTGGCGCTTTCGATTGAAGCGATCCGTATCCGTGCTACAGTCGGTGAAATCTCAGATGCGATGGAAGAGGCCTGGGGGCGCTACAATGCGCCAATCCGTTCAATTGCTGGGGTGTACGGCAGTGAATATGCCGAAGATTCTGACTTTGCAGACGTACGTGAGGAGATCAATCAATTTGCAGTAGATGAAGGTCGTCGACCAAGAATCATGGTGGCCAAGATGGGTCAGGATGGGCACGATCGTGGAGCTAAAGTGATCTCCACTGCCTTTGCTGATCTAGGTTTTGATGTGGATATCGGGCCACTGTTTCAGACTCCAGAAGAAGTTGTTCGGCAGGCCATCGAAAATGATGTCCACGTGATTGGCATCTCCAGCCAGGCGGCCGGACACAAGACACTTGTACAGCAACTGATGCAGGTGTTGCTTGCAGAGAAGGTGGATGACATGGTTGTAGTGGTTGGGGGCGTCATTCCCCCGCAGGATTATGAGTACCTTTACCAGCAAGGGGTGGCCTGTATCTTTGGACCAGGTACCAAGATTCCACAGGCTGCTCATGAGGTCTTGAGCGCTGTCCGTGAAAAGACAAAGGTCGCTGCGTGA
- a CDS encoding type II toxin-antitoxin system VapC family toxin: MVESWVKLELNHSDWEQAVVWWAELHKKGHSIADADLLIAVHAFANQATLVTKNLRHFEYLDLILIDWTV, from the coding sequence TTGGTCGAATCATGGGTCAAGTTAGAGTTGAATCATTCTGACTGGGAACAAGCTGTGGTTTGGTGGGCTGAACTACACAAAAAAGGACATTCGATTGCTGACGCTGACTTACTAATTGCCGTTCATGCCTTTGCAAATCAGGCGACACTGGTTACCAAGAACCTAAGACACTTTGAATACTTGGATCTGATTCTGATCGATTGGACCGTCTAA
- the meaB gene encoding methylmalonyl Co-A mutase-associated GTPase MeaB, which produces MKIPSLSAIRNGDRRAMAKAITLLESTHPEKLDQGQALLEELLPGTGKSLRIGITGVPGVGKSTFIEAFGMRLIEAGYRVAVLAVDPSSPITGGSILGDKTRMQQLSSHPQAFVRPSPSSGILGGVARKTRETMLLCEAAGYDVIIVETVGVGQSETMVASMADLFLVLMLPNAGDELQGIKKGILELADLIVINKADGDQKTLAQRAVREYRNALHLLKPTQASRQAKVLQCSALEQTGLVELWETMQDFQEILKTSGEWEEHRSHQAVRWMWSLIDEELHQSFRKHSQIQADIPRVEKAIRQGKQLPTRAARSLLEVWLSGNTQDK; this is translated from the coding sequence ATGAAGATTCCCTCCCTTTCTGCAATTCGTAATGGTGATCGTCGTGCAATGGCCAAGGCGATCACCCTACTGGAGAGTACACACCCAGAAAAACTTGATCAGGGCCAGGCACTGCTGGAGGAGTTGTTGCCGGGGACCGGCAAGTCCTTGCGAATTGGCATTACTGGGGTTCCAGGTGTGGGTAAGAGCACCTTCATTGAAGCCTTTGGAATGCGACTGATCGAAGCGGGATATCGGGTCGCTGTACTGGCTGTGGATCCAAGTAGCCCAATCACCGGTGGAAGCATCCTGGGAGATAAGACGCGGATGCAACAATTGTCCTCACACCCACAGGCATTTGTACGTCCTTCACCCTCATCCGGAATACTGGGTGGGGTCGCTCGTAAAACTCGGGAGACGATGTTGCTCTGTGAAGCAGCGGGCTATGACGTGATTATTGTTGAGACGGTAGGAGTTGGGCAGTCGGAGACCATGGTTGCTTCAATGGCTGATCTCTTCCTGGTGCTGATGCTACCCAATGCTGGAGATGAGTTGCAGGGAATCAAGAAGGGAATTCTGGAGTTGGCGGACCTGATCGTGATCAACAAGGCTGATGGTGATCAGAAGACCTTGGCTCAACGAGCTGTTCGAGAGTATCGAAACGCTCTCCATTTGCTCAAGCCGACCCAGGCTTCGCGGCAGGCAAAGGTGCTTCAGTGTAGTGCCCTGGAACAAACAGGGCTGGTTGAGCTATGGGAGACAATGCAAGACTTCCAAGAGATACTGAAGACCTCGGGAGAGTGGGAAGAGCACCGGAGTCATCAGGCTGTTCGCTGGATGTGGAGTCTGATTGATGAAGAGTTGCACCAAAGTTTTCGAAAGCATTCCCAGATCCAAGCTGATATTCCCAGAGTTGAGAAGGCCATTCGTCAAGGGAAGCAACTACCAACTCGAGCCGCCCGATCTTTATTGGAAGTTTGGCTCTCTGGTAATACCCAAGATAAATAG
- the mutL gene encoding DNA mismatch repair endonuclease MutL yields the protein MTSSFLNQKVRILPESLINKIAAGEVVERPASVVKELVENALDAGATQIQVTVKNGGKDLIQVLDNGCGMNETDARFAVERHATSKIYSDEDLFRIGTLGFRGEALASIAAVSHFELLTCPDDQESGTRLLMQGGQLDEIGKVGFPQGTRIKIERLFFNTPARLKFLKTTTTELQHIQQGLTNQALAYPQRQFKLVHNQQLLLNLGPANSLEERIFQLFGEEFRDSLQEVSHRENYLNYQGWLSIPEKVRTSKRWQYLFVNDRSVRCPAVQRAIYQGYGNFLSKSQHPAFFLSLHLDPGELDVNVHPAKTEIRLRNSQVVHTILQDQLSRSLKQQTELRLFGREGKTTSRPIRDPQTELPLVDELPLQQQVQEQSSVQRVAKERLARAKHNPTLPPPTKNTDSKPEASPVATTAPPSPKQEEALTKAETTSDPVIIENLQLWPIPETPTRWQPHGQVLGCYLLATDVDGLVLFHSQRVHERLLYERYRSDFLAENIEVSERSTPLLLHLAPQEVTLLAGLEALMCQGGFVWEPFGGRTFALQQQPRLLALSRAEAFLREMLNRSALLGKRSRPDALQQDLWTVLATQAALPEMQLLTASDQQLLLDQFEQLDLDNRSLDGSPLWFSLPTAELERKFRQRF from the coding sequence ATGACCTCCTCTTTTCTCAATCAGAAAGTCCGCATTCTCCCTGAATCGCTGATCAACAAGATTGCAGCAGGGGAAGTGGTTGAGCGACCAGCTTCTGTGGTCAAGGAGTTGGTAGAAAACGCGTTGGACGCTGGAGCTACCCAGATTCAGGTGACCGTCAAGAATGGAGGAAAAGACCTGATTCAGGTGCTCGACAACGGCTGCGGAATGAATGAGACCGATGCTCGCTTTGCCGTGGAACGTCACGCCACTAGTAAGATTTATTCGGATGAAGACTTGTTCCGCATTGGCACGCTTGGCTTTCGTGGAGAAGCTTTGGCTTCAATTGCTGCAGTCTCACACTTCGAGTTGCTGACCTGTCCTGATGATCAGGAGAGTGGGACACGTTTGCTGATGCAGGGGGGACAGCTGGATGAAATCGGCAAGGTAGGATTTCCACAAGGAACACGCATCAAGATCGAGCGGCTGTTCTTCAACACACCGGCTCGGCTTAAGTTTCTGAAGACAACCACTACGGAGTTACAGCACATTCAGCAAGGATTGACCAATCAGGCACTGGCCTACCCCCAACGTCAGTTCAAACTCGTTCATAACCAGCAACTATTGCTCAACCTGGGACCAGCCAACAGCTTGGAAGAGCGAATCTTTCAACTCTTTGGTGAAGAGTTTCGAGATAGCCTTCAGGAAGTCTCACATCGAGAAAATTACCTAAATTACCAAGGTTGGCTCTCCATCCCAGAGAAAGTACGAACCAGCAAGCGTTGGCAATACCTGTTTGTCAATGACCGCTCTGTACGATGTCCAGCAGTACAGCGGGCAATCTACCAAGGCTATGGCAACTTCCTAAGCAAATCACAACATCCAGCATTCTTCCTTTCGCTGCATCTTGATCCAGGTGAGTTGGACGTCAATGTCCATCCTGCAAAAACAGAGATTCGACTACGCAACAGCCAGGTTGTGCATACAATCCTCCAGGATCAGCTGAGCAGAAGCCTTAAGCAACAAACCGAGCTGCGCCTGTTTGGTCGGGAAGGAAAGACGACATCTCGACCAATACGGGATCCTCAGACAGAATTGCCACTAGTAGATGAGCTACCACTGCAACAACAGGTTCAGGAACAATCCTCTGTGCAACGAGTTGCTAAGGAGCGACTCGCCCGAGCCAAGCACAATCCAACCCTTCCCCCACCTACCAAAAATACTGACTCCAAACCAGAAGCTTCTCCTGTTGCCACGACCGCCCCCCCATCACCAAAGCAAGAAGAAGCTCTTACTAAAGCTGAAACCACGAGTGATCCGGTTATCATAGAAAACCTTCAGCTGTGGCCTATTCCAGAAACTCCAACTCGATGGCAACCACATGGGCAAGTATTGGGTTGTTATCTACTGGCTACAGATGTAGACGGATTAGTACTCTTTCACAGCCAGCGTGTTCACGAGCGGTTACTCTATGAACGCTACCGGAGCGACTTCCTGGCTGAAAATATTGAAGTTTCTGAGCGGAGTACCCCGTTGCTGCTGCACCTGGCACCTCAGGAGGTAACATTATTGGCAGGATTGGAAGCTTTGATGTGTCAAGGTGGGTTTGTCTGGGAACCTTTTGGAGGAAGGACCTTTGCCCTGCAACAGCAACCAAGACTACTGGCTTTGTCTCGGGCAGAAGCTTTTTTGCGAGAGATGCTCAACCGCAGTGCTCTCTTAGGGAAACGTAGTCGCCCAGACGCACTTCAGCAGGATCTCTGGACTGTCTTGGCCACACAAGCCGCTCTCCCAGAAATGCAACTGCTTACCGCAAGCGATCAGCAGTTGTTACTAGACCAATTTGAACAGTTAGATCTCGACAACCGCTCCCTTGACGGGTCTCCCCTCTGGTTTTCCTTACCCACTGCTGAACTGGAACGTAAATTTCGACAGCGCTTTTGA
- the pnp gene encoding polyribonucleotide nucleotidyltransferase, which yields METVSTAFGKATLTLETGKLAKQANGSILVRYGDTVVLVAATANKGSGVGADFFPLSVHYVEKAYAAGRIPGGFFKREGRLSESETLTSRLIDRPLRPSFDENYLAETMIMATVLSSDQDNAPDIAAMIGASAALCVSDIPFYQPIGGIRVGRINGEFVVNPTPAELEESELNIIMAASKDAILMVEGEAKEVSEEVMLDALWFGQEQVQPIIRIQEELMQRCGKPKREVAVPEIDEELHTKVTAASQPKLVEALQITEKQERYQRLDAVVDEVLAEVFPEGSEPSNDNIGQAKSSISSVKKKVMRERILKDQIRIDGRGPKDIRQIDCEVRILPRAHGSALFTRGETQALGVVTLGTKEDEQLIDSLHGVSYRNFMLHYNFPSFCVGEARPPRGPGRREIGHGHLAERGLSHLLPSREEFPYTIRLVSEVLESNGSSSMATVCSGSLAMMDAGIPLKAAAAGIAMGLIYDDGQTSILSDILGDEDHLGDMDFKVVGTTTGITALQMDIKIKGLTREIVKASLEQACEGRLHILKIMGDTLEQSRAGLSSYAPRFITHKIPPDKISIVIGPGGKMIKSIVERTGVKINISDDGLVSIASGDHKAVDAALEIVRDLTRTVEIGTVYDGLVKRVVDFGAFVEVFPGTEGLVHISNLAEGRVRAVTDVVREGDTVKVKAMGLDKRGKLQLSIKDV from the coding sequence ATGGAAACCGTATCTACGGCCTTCGGTAAGGCCACTCTTACACTCGAGACAGGAAAACTCGCTAAACAAGCCAACGGCTCTATCTTGGTTCGCTATGGTGACACTGTTGTGTTAGTTGCCGCCACTGCTAACAAAGGTAGCGGCGTTGGTGCTGACTTTTTTCCTCTATCGGTTCACTACGTCGAGAAAGCTTACGCTGCTGGACGTATTCCCGGTGGTTTCTTCAAGCGTGAAGGCCGCCTCTCCGAGTCAGAGACCCTAACCTCTCGGCTCATTGATCGTCCCCTACGTCCATCCTTCGATGAAAACTATCTGGCAGAAACCATGATCATGGCCACTGTGCTCAGCTCCGATCAGGACAATGCCCCCGATATCGCAGCTATGATTGGTGCTTCGGCAGCACTCTGTGTTTCAGACATTCCCTTCTATCAACCAATTGGAGGCATCCGAGTCGGACGCATCAATGGTGAATTTGTCGTCAACCCAACGCCCGCTGAGCTGGAAGAGAGTGAGTTAAATATCATCATGGCTGCTTCGAAAGACGCTATCCTGATGGTAGAAGGGGAAGCAAAAGAGGTGAGTGAGGAGGTGATGCTTGACGCCCTCTGGTTTGGCCAGGAGCAGGTCCAGCCAATCATTCGAATTCAGGAAGAGTTGATGCAGCGCTGTGGCAAACCCAAACGTGAAGTCGCTGTACCAGAAATTGATGAGGAGTTGCACACCAAGGTAACTGCAGCCAGCCAGCCCAAATTGGTAGAGGCCCTGCAGATCACAGAGAAGCAGGAGCGTTATCAGCGACTGGACGCCGTTGTTGATGAAGTACTTGCTGAGGTCTTTCCTGAAGGCAGTGAGCCTAGCAATGATAACATTGGACAGGCCAAGAGTTCGATTAGTTCGGTCAAGAAAAAGGTCATGCGAGAGCGTATTCTGAAGGATCAGATTCGCATTGATGGACGAGGCCCAAAAGATATCCGCCAGATTGATTGTGAGGTACGAATTCTACCAAGAGCCCACGGCTCTGCGCTCTTCACACGTGGAGAAACCCAAGCACTGGGTGTAGTAACTCTAGGTACTAAAGAAGATGAGCAACTCATCGATTCGCTGCATGGGGTGAGCTATAGAAATTTCATGTTACACTACAATTTCCCAAGTTTTTGTGTTGGCGAAGCCCGACCTCCTAGAGGGCCTGGGCGCCGTGAAATCGGCCATGGGCACCTTGCTGAGCGTGGCCTCAGTCATCTACTTCCAAGTAGAGAAGAGTTCCCCTACACCATTCGTCTAGTCTCTGAAGTACTCGAGTCCAATGGTTCTTCCTCAATGGCAACGGTTTGTTCCGGCTCTCTTGCAATGATGGATGCAGGTATTCCTCTCAAGGCGGCGGCGGCTGGTATCGCCATGGGGCTGATCTATGACGACGGACAGACCAGCATTCTCTCAGATATTCTGGGTGATGAAGACCACCTGGGTGATATGGACTTCAAGGTTGTTGGTACTACCACAGGCATCACCGCATTGCAGATGGACATCAAGATCAAGGGACTCACCCGTGAGATTGTCAAGGCATCACTGGAACAAGCTTGTGAAGGTCGACTGCACATTCTCAAGATCATGGGAGACACCTTGGAGCAGTCTCGTGCCGGATTGTCCAGCTATGCGCCGCGCTTCATCACTCACAAGATTCCACCCGACAAGATCTCCATCGTCATTGGCCCTGGTGGCAAGATGATCAAGAGCATCGTCGAGCGAACTGGGGTGAAGATCAACATCTCTGACGATGGTTTGGTCTCCATTGCATCTGGAGATCACAAGGCCGTAGATGCTGCCTTGGAAATTGTTCGAGATCTGACACGCACCGTGGAAATTGGCACTGTTTACGATGGGCTTGTCAAGCGAGTGGTTGACTTCGGAGCTTTTGTAGAAGTCTTCCCTGGAACGGAAGGGTTGGTACACATCTCCAACTTGGCGGAAGGCCGTGTCCGTGCAGTCACGGACGTCGTTCGTGAAGGTGATACTGTCAAAGTAAAAGCCATGGGTCTTGACAAACGGGGTAAGCTGCAGCTAAGCATCAAGGACGTATAG
- the rpsO gene encoding 30S ribosomal protein S15 has protein sequence MLTKEQKNELIHTYGKNEHDSGSTEVQIALLTARIVYLTEHFKQQPKDFHSRRGLLRLVGRRRNFLNYLKAENVDRYQEIIQKLGIRR, from the coding sequence ATGTTGACCAAGGAACAGAAAAATGAACTGATTCACACCTATGGCAAGAATGAGCACGACAGTGGCTCAACAGAAGTCCAGATTGCCCTGCTGACAGCCCGAATCGTCTATCTGACTGAGCATTTCAAGCAGCAACCAAAGGACTTTCACTCTCGCCGTGGGCTGTTGCGCCTAGTTGGTCGACGGCGCAACTTTCTTAACTACCTCAAGGCGGAAAATGTGGATCGCTACCAGGAAATTATCCAAAAGCTAGGCATCCGCAGATAA
- the truB gene encoding tRNA pseudouridine(55) synthase TruB produces MLRILNIDKPRGWTSFDVIRWVRRQFQEKKAGHLGTLDPLATGVLPVFLGKATKLISLFNEQDKVYRATVRFGIRTDTFDAEGQILAERDPSSVNETMVNEWLQRHLGWQDQQTPVHSAVKLQGTPAYRLARRGEAPELPMRRVFLEQLRLERFASPEVEITVHCSKGTYIRSLAEQLGQDLRVGAHLSALSRLRCGSRFVIEEAKTPEQLAQEVNPWMDSSRVLSDFPALRLPLEDRERIRQGQTVPLSLTSGSAVPNDHTTEAWYQAGDEQELWALGSLHLGERGPCFQPNKVLI; encoded by the coding sequence GTGCTGAGGATTCTGAACATTGACAAGCCCCGTGGCTGGACTTCTTTTGATGTAATTCGCTGGGTCCGTCGTCAGTTTCAGGAAAAAAAAGCTGGGCACTTGGGCACTTTGGACCCATTGGCGACTGGAGTACTCCCAGTTTTCTTGGGCAAGGCGACCAAATTGATTTCCCTGTTCAACGAACAGGACAAGGTGTATCGTGCGACAGTTCGTTTTGGCATTCGCACTGATACTTTTGACGCAGAAGGCCAGATACTGGCTGAACGGGATCCAAGTTCCGTGAATGAAACGATGGTGAACGAGTGGCTGCAGAGGCACTTGGGGTGGCAAGATCAACAGACCCCAGTCCACTCAGCGGTCAAGCTTCAAGGCACACCGGCCTATCGACTGGCCCGTCGTGGAGAAGCACCAGAGTTACCGATGCGGCGAGTCTTTCTGGAGCAACTGAGGCTAGAGCGCTTTGCGTCACCAGAAGTAGAGATCACCGTGCATTGTTCAAAGGGCACTTACATTCGCTCACTAGCTGAGCAATTGGGCCAGGATCTACGTGTTGGCGCCCATTTATCTGCCTTGAGCCGTCTGCGATGTGGCTCTCGATTCGTGATCGAGGAAGCCAAAACTCCTGAGCAACTGGCTCAGGAAGTCAACCCATGGATGGATTCTTCCAGAGTGCTGAGTGACTTCCCTGCGCTGCGTTTGCCTCTGGAAGATCGGGAACGTATTCGACAAGGACAAACCGTCCCGCTGAGCCTAACTTCAGGATCAGCCGTTCCTAATGACCATACCACTGAAGCCTGGTATCAGGCTGGTGATGAACAAGAACTCTGGGCACTTGGTTCTCTGCATCTGGGAGAGCGAGGCCCCTGTTTTCAACCGAATAAAGTATTGATCTGA